In a genomic window of Bacteroidota bacterium:
- the rplS gene encoding 50S ribosomal protein L19 produces MDKIKLVEATQVKTNIPQFKPGDTINVHVRVIEGEKERIQQFQGVVLGQRGSGMGATFTVRKVSDGVGVERIFPIHSPRIAKIEIMKEGRVRRAKLYYLRQLAAKQIRQKTSA; encoded by the coding sequence ATGGACAAAATAAAATTAGTAGAAGCTACTCAAGTTAAAACCAATATCCCTCAATTCAAACCGGGCGATACTATCAACGTTCACGTTCGCGTTATCGAAGGCGAAAAAGAACGCATACAGCAATTCCAAGGAGTAGTATTGGGCCAACGTGGCAGCGGTATGGGCGCCACATTCACGGTACGTAAAGTCTCCGACGGTGTCGGTGTTGAGCGTATTTTCCCGATACACTCACCTCGAATTGCAAAAATCGAAATTATGAAAGAAGGCAGAGTCCGACGCGCAAAATTATACTACCTGCGTCAACTTGCCGCAAAACAAATCAGGCAAAAAACTTCTGCGTGA
- the rpsP gene encoding 30S ribosomal protein S16: MVKIRLARMGKKKQPIYKIVAADSRSPRDGRFLEAVGIYDPRSTPSKVEIKENVLFKWLKRGAQPTETVHSLIKREGFLIKWRLMKKNADDATIAAEMEKFQMVKTEKERHKAERKLRVKAAHKKKAASEVASSSTATP, from the coding sequence TTGGTCAAAATACGCTTAGCCCGCATGGGAAAGAAAAAGCAGCCGATTTATAAAATTGTTGCTGCCGATTCGAGATCACCCCGTGATGGACGTTTTCTTGAAGCAGTCGGAATATACGATCCCCGTTCAACACCGTCGAAGGTAGAAATAAAGGAAAATGTTTTGTTCAAGTGGTTGAAACGTGGCGCACAGCCAACAGAAACTGTACACAGTTTAATAAAACGCGAAGGTTTTCTGATAAAGTGGCGATTAATGAAAAAAAATGCTGACGACGCTACTATAGCTGCTGAGATGGAAAAATTTCAGATGGTAAAAACCGAGAAAGAACGTCACAAAGCCGAAAGAAAACTTCGTGTTAAAGCTGCACATAAAAAGAAAGCAGCCAGCGAAGTTGCCAGTAGCTCAACAGCTACTCCCTAA
- the ribE gene encoding 6,7-dimethyl-8-ribityllumazine synthase, producing MQILSGNLTAKGLKVALVVSRFNDFITKRLLDGAIDCLERHEADNENISVIYCPGAFEIPQTTQQIINSGKYDAVVCVGCVIRGETPHFDYIASEVTKGVAHIGLNSEIPVTLGVLTADNLEQAIERAGTKSGNKGWDAALSAIELANLFKSFIKKRK from the coding sequence ATGCAAATATTAAGTGGTAATTTAACAGCAAAAGGACTCAAGGTTGCCTTGGTAGTCAGCCGATTTAACGATTTTATTACAAAAAGATTATTAGACGGCGCCATAGATTGTTTAGAGCGACATGAAGCTGATAATGAAAACATATCGGTCATTTATTGCCCCGGCGCTTTTGAAATTCCGCAAACGACACAACAGATTATAAACTCGGGTAAGTACGATGCAGTAGTTTGTGTTGGTTGTGTGATCCGTGGTGAAACACCCCACTTCGATTACATAGCCTCCGAGGTTACGAAAGGGGTGGCCCACATCGGGTTAAACTCAGAGATTCCTGTTACATTAGGAGTGCTTACCGCCGACAATTTAGAACAGGCAATCGAAAGGGCTGGTACCAAAAGCGGAAATAAAGGTTGGGATGCCGCTTTAAGTGCAATTGAACTTGCCAATTTATTTAAATCTTTCATTAAAAAAAGAAAATAA
- the rimM gene encoding ribosome maturation factor RimM (Essential for efficient processing of 16S rRNA), translating to MTLYALGKVGKTYGIRGQFKFKPFIEYRKRLLTLLQVYIGPSEKEAVPYEMSDIRFNRDGVIIRLREITKREQAKTLNNQVLFVDEKDAVHPPEGHYYIHDIVGCTVNYGRKKIGKIIDVHRKREGFSQDIWVVEGEPEIWIPVLPAFIKSVDIKKKKVAVQNADPFLPEK from the coding sequence ATGACACTTTATGCACTAGGAAAAGTTGGAAAAACCTACGGTATTCGAGGCCAATTTAAATTCAAACCGTTCATCGAATATCGAAAACGTCTTTTAACTCTCCTGCAAGTTTATATAGGCCCCAGCGAAAAAGAAGCCGTTCCTTATGAAATGTCCGATATAAGATTCAACCGGGACGGGGTTATTATAAGACTTCGCGAAATTACCAAACGTGAGCAAGCCAAAACTTTAAACAATCAGGTTCTGTTTGTTGACGAAAAAGATGCAGTACATCCTCCCGAAGGACATTATTACATACACGATATTGTTGGTTGCACAGTAAATTATGGACGGAAAAAAATAGGAAAAATAATTGACGTTCATCGGAAACGCGAAGGTTTTTCACAGGACATTTGGGTAGTAGAAGGCGAACCGGAAATTTGGATTCCCGTATTACCTGCATTTATTAAAAGCGTAGATATAAAAAAGAAGAAAGTCGCTGTTCAGAACGCCGACCCGTTTTTACCTGAAAAATAA
- a CDS encoding KH domain-containing protein: MKEFIEFIAKNLVDKPEEVSITEELRESKTVFKLKVGESDIGKVIGKQGKTAQAMRTLLSAVSAKEGKRVILEIVD; this comes from the coding sequence ATGAAGGAATTCATCGAATTCATTGCAAAAAATCTTGTCGATAAACCGGAAGAAGTTTCTATCACCGAAGAACTGAGAGAAAGCAAAACTGTTTTCAAACTAAAAGTAGGTGAAAGCGACATTGGAAAAGTTATCGGCAAACAAGGAAAAACTGCTCAAGCTATGCGTACCCTCTTAAGCGCCGTCAGCGCCAAAGAAGGTAAACGGGTTATTCTTGAAATAGTCGATTAA
- a CDS encoding glycosyltransferase, translating into MDIGNIVTAVIINYQTPDLTQQAVATFRKFYPDLQLILIDNGSGDESANILTDIRNSQPATTKLVINKTNIHHGPAMHDAINLCSTDLVLFIDSDCEVLRGGFVEAMIELIEQDMQNYAIGKLEILNKRGFLVKPNQTGIRYIRPICMMIRKSLYSILPPFQLHGAPCLANMKIAAVRNFCLIDFDIHKFIFHKGRGTASKFGYGLGIGGKVNYILNKLNL; encoded by the coding sequence ATGGATATCGGCAATATTGTAACTGCGGTAATAATCAACTATCAAACTCCCGATTTAACGCAACAGGCTGTTGCTACATTCCGGAAATTTTATCCTGATTTGCAGTTAATTCTCATCGACAACGGTTCTGGCGACGAGTCAGCAAATATTTTAACAGATATACGAAACTCACAACCTGCTACAACAAAATTAGTAATCAATAAAACCAACATCCACCACGGACCAGCAATGCACGATGCAATAAATTTATGCAGCACCGATTTGGTTTTATTCATCGACTCAGATTGTGAAGTGCTGCGTGGCGGCTTTGTTGAAGCGATGATAGAACTGATCGAACAGGATATGCAAAATTATGCAATTGGGAAATTGGAAATTCTGAACAAACGGGGTTTTCTGGTAAAGCCAAATCAGACAGGCATCCGATATATCAGACCGATATGTATGATGATTCGTAAATCGCTTTATAGCATATTGCCCCCGTTTCAATTACACGGTGCACCTTGTCTTGCTAATATGAAAATAGCTGCTGTTCGAAATTTCTGTTTGATTGATTTTGATATTCACAAATTCATCTTCCATAAAGGCAGGGGAACCGCTTCGAAATTTGGATACGGCTTGGGAATAGGTGGAAAGGTTAATTACATACTAAATAAATTAAATTTGTAG
- a CDS encoding two-component regulator propeller domain-containing protein gives MQFFFLLFLTLSFTISGFGGIGDWKTYTSHKQIRSIFKQNNLIWAATSGGVFNYNFTDSSYKIFTTLDGLKNTDITSIVADKSGSIWIGSSNGYIHNFNPQKSKWVYYNDIYFTNATEKRINNFSVYGDSLFICTPIGVHVLSILKSEFGDSYTKFGLDNQITGKVNSVLIQNDTIWVATNDGVASAWRRHPNLAAPQSWSVYKTPQGLPSNRTSTILLHNGKIFAATSNGLSYLEENIWRPVNSTSGKNIVAAFSSADNLYFITQYELYKFSNDEVTLIENQFPSLLASLIVNDTQIFVGTTNHGVQLLQNSSLKSIIPAGPPTNNLIGLAIDEQNNLWAGTGTSNGQGFVRFDGKIWHHYHEEKYPVLFNPNYYRVDIGYNNTKWVSGWGHGVALLGNDNQIIKVFNTTNGLPPTFVNNPTYVVIAGVATDPDGNAWINVRTGRGDTLLAVYRKDSTFSYIKTPSSSFSFISTGITIDQNRTKWLYTEINGGGLFFYCDSGVVRGTLPNSNWGKITKANGLSSDNISVVDVDNDGEIWAGTTDAGINIIYDARNPLNRIAPYNPLRGQKINDILVDPTNQKWVATPQGVFVLNQDGTTITAQYTFESTNGKLLDNNVQSLVMNRKNGTVYFGTEKGMSALQTAAATPVQTMEQIIISPNPFEIPSSSMVTFDGLVANSSIKILTIDGTLLRELTTPGGRVGIWDGRDSNGELVSTGIYIVVAYNDDGSEVGLGKIVVVKK, from the coding sequence GTGCAATTTTTCTTTCTCTTATTTTTAACTTTGAGTTTTACAATTTCCGGCTTCGGAGGTATCGGTGATTGGAAAACCTATACATCCCATAAACAAATCCGTTCGATATTCAAACAAAACAATTTGATTTGGGCTGCAACAAGCGGAGGCGTATTCAATTACAATTTTACCGACAGCAGCTATAAAATATTTACTACCCTCGACGGATTAAAAAACACCGATATAACTTCTATAGTCGCCGACAAATCGGGTTCAATCTGGATCGGATCTTCGAACGGTTATATCCATAATTTCAATCCTCAAAAATCAAAGTGGGTTTACTATAACGACATTTACTTTACAAATGCCACAGAAAAGAGAATTAATAATTTTTCGGTTTACGGCGACTCATTATTTATTTGTACACCTATCGGAGTTCATGTTTTATCAATTCTAAAGAGTGAGTTCGGCGATTCATACACAAAATTTGGCTTGGATAACCAAATCACTGGCAAAGTTAATTCTGTACTAATCCAAAACGATACTATTTGGGTTGCCACAAATGATGGAGTGGCATCGGCTTGGCGACGACATCCGAATTTAGCCGCGCCTCAATCGTGGAGTGTTTACAAAACTCCGCAAGGTCTACCTTCAAATCGAACCAGTACGATTTTATTACATAATGGGAAAATTTTTGCAGCAACTTCAAACGGGCTATCTTACCTCGAAGAAAATATATGGCGTCCAGTAAATTCTACATCGGGCAAAAATATTGTGGCTGCTTTTTCTTCGGCTGACAATTTATATTTTATCACACAATACGAATTATATAAATTCAGTAACGACGAAGTTACTCTAATCGAAAACCAATTTCCATCACTACTTGCTTCATTAATTGTTAACGACACTCAAATTTTTGTCGGAACTACAAATCACGGGGTTCAGCTTTTACAAAACAGCTCACTAAAAAGTATTATCCCTGCGGGACCACCTACAAATAATTTAATTGGATTAGCTATTGATGAACAAAACAATCTGTGGGCTGGAACCGGTACTTCAAACGGGCAAGGTTTTGTCCGCTTTGATGGTAAAATTTGGCACCATTATCACGAGGAAAAATATCCTGTATTGTTCAACCCAAATTATTATCGTGTTGATATCGGTTATAATAACACTAAATGGGTTAGCGGTTGGGGCCATGGTGTGGCATTATTGGGTAACGATAATCAAATTATAAAAGTATTCAATACAACTAACGGTTTACCTCCAACTTTCGTCAACAATCCTACGTATGTAGTTATAGCAGGAGTTGCCACTGATCCAGATGGAAATGCCTGGATTAATGTCCGAACCGGCAGAGGCGATACTCTTCTTGCAGTATATCGAAAAGATTCAACTTTTTCTTATATCAAAACACCCTCTTCTTCTTTTTCATTTATATCTACCGGAATAACAATTGATCAGAACCGAACAAAATGGCTATATACTGAAATTAACGGAGGCGGATTGTTTTTCTACTGCGACTCAGGTGTAGTTCGTGGCACTCTTCCCAACTCGAACTGGGGTAAAATTACAAAAGCAAATGGTTTATCGAGCGATAATATTTCGGTTGTGGATGTTGATAACGACGGTGAAATTTGGGCTGGCACTACTGATGCCGGAATTAATATTATCTACGATGCCCGAAATCCTCTCAATCGAATTGCTCCTTACAATCCGCTTCGAGGTCAAAAAATTAACGATATACTTGTCGATCCAACTAACCAAAAGTGGGTTGCAACTCCTCAAGGAGTTTTCGTCCTGAATCAAGACGGAACTACGATTACTGCTCAATACACATTTGAATCGACAAACGGAAAACTGCTCGATAACAATGTGCAATCACTCGTGATGAACAGAAAAAACGGAACCGTTTACTTCGGAACTGAAAAAGGCATGTCGGCATTACAGACTGCAGCAGCTACACCGGTTCAAACAATGGAACAGATTATTATTTCACCGAATCCCTTTGAAATTCCCTCATCATCTATGGTTACGTTCGATGGGTTAGTTGCAAATTCTTCTATAAAAATTTTAACAATTGACGGAACACTGTTAAGAGAATTAACTACACCAGGGGGCAGAGTTGGCATTTGGGATGGAAGAGATTCAAACGGCGAACTTGTTTCGACAGGTATATACATAGTGGTTGCATATAACGACGATGGTTCAGAGGTAGGACTCGGAAAAATTGTCGTAGTGAAAAAATAG
- the trmD gene encoding tRNA (guanosine(37)-N1)-methyltransferase TrmD: MRIDIVSGLPKILLSPLNNSILKRAKKSKKVQILIHDLRKFAHDKHKTIDDTPYGGGAGMILKPEPIFECIERLTKKRTYDEIIYLTADGKQFNQMIANELSLKKNIILICGHYKGIDERVRESLVTRELSIGDYVLTGGELAALVVVDAVVRLIPGIISDSESLLTDSFQDGLLDGPNYTRPPEYRGSKVPEVLLSGDHKKIAAWRNQQRLKRTKERRPDLLK; encoded by the coding sequence ATGCGGATTGATATCGTCAGCGGGCTGCCTAAAATTCTTTTAAGCCCTTTAAATAACAGCATACTTAAACGGGCAAAGAAGAGTAAGAAAGTTCAGATTCTCATACACGACTTACGTAAGTTTGCACACGATAAGCATAAAACTATCGACGATACGCCTTACGGCGGCGGTGCAGGTATGATACTAAAACCCGAACCAATTTTCGAGTGCATCGAACGGCTGACGAAGAAGCGAACTTATGACGAAATAATTTATTTAACCGCCGACGGAAAACAGTTCAATCAGATGATTGCGAATGAACTTTCTCTGAAGAAAAATATCATCTTAATCTGCGGTCATTATAAAGGAATCGACGAGAGAGTTCGTGAATCGCTTGTAACCCGCGAACTATCGATCGGCGATTATGTTTTAACAGGCGGCGAATTAGCAGCACTTGTCGTAGTCGATGCAGTTGTGCGGTTAATTCCCGGCATCATCAGCGACAGCGAATCGTTGTTAACCGATTCGTTTCAAGATGGACTTTTAGATGGACCTAATTATACAAGGCCGCCGGAGTACCGGGGTTCAAAAGTACCGGAAGTTTTGCTTTCGGGCGATCACAAAAAAATAGCAGCATGGCGTAACCAGCAACGGTTAAAGCGCACGAAAGAACGCCGCCCTGATTTGTTAAAATAG
- the ffh gene encoding signal recognition particle protein, which yields MFDDLTLKLESVFKKLRGYGKISESNIADSMREVRRVLLDSDVNYKVVKQFAEDVQKRALGQEVIASINPGQLIIKIIHNELVKLLGETRQDIKYSVMPPTVIMVAGLQGSGKTTFCAKLANHLKKKGNFPMLAAADIYRPAAIDQLLMLGKQIDIPVHYDRNKNAVEIAVDSIDHARKSARDVVIIDTAGRLHIDDQMMKEVETIKSRVNPNEILFVVDSMTGQDAVNTAKAFHDRLNFDGVVLTKLDGDTRGGAALSIRSVVNKPIKFVGVGEKLDALEPFHPDRMASRILGMGDIVTFVEKAQLEYDQEKAQKLEERLRKSQFTLEDFLEQLQEVKKMGPISQVLSMIPGLNKLPADTEIDNKSLVRVEAVIQSMTKAERSNPNVINGTRRRRIATGSGTSVQEVNRVMKQFFEMQKMMKMFSRGKMPKHFRGLKLPTA from the coding sequence ATGTTTGATGATTTAACACTAAAATTAGAGTCGGTTTTTAAAAAACTCCGCGGCTACGGAAAAATTTCGGAAAGTAACATCGCCGATTCGATGCGTGAAGTCCGTCGTGTTTTACTCGATTCCGATGTGAATTACAAAGTCGTTAAACAATTCGCCGAAGATGTTCAGAAGCGGGCTCTCGGTCAGGAAGTTATTGCAAGTATAAATCCCGGACAGCTAATAATAAAAATTATCCACAATGAGTTGGTAAAATTATTAGGTGAAACGAGGCAGGATATAAAATATTCGGTAATGCCTCCGACTGTCATAATGGTAGCCGGGCTTCAAGGATCGGGTAAAACTACGTTTTGCGCCAAACTTGCCAATCACTTAAAAAAGAAAGGCAACTTTCCGATGCTTGCAGCAGCCGATATTTACCGCCCCGCGGCTATCGATCAGTTGCTGATGTTAGGAAAACAAATTGATATTCCCGTTCATTACGACAGGAATAAAAATGCAGTTGAAATTGCTGTTGATTCAATTGACCATGCACGTAAATCGGCACGCGATGTTGTTATCATCGATACAGCGGGCAGACTTCACATCGACGACCAGATGATGAAGGAAGTTGAAACTATCAAGTCGCGTGTTAATCCGAACGAGATTCTTTTTGTTGTCGATTCGATGACAGGACAGGATGCAGTGAACACAGCGAAAGCTTTTCACGATCGATTGAATTTCGATGGTGTTGTTCTTACAAAATTAGATGGCGATACGCGAGGTGGTGCGGCTCTTTCGATTCGCTCAGTTGTAAACAAGCCGATTAAATTTGTTGGCGTAGGTGAAAAATTAGATGCACTCGAACCGTTTCATCCCGACCGGATGGCATCGCGCATCCTCGGTATGGGCGATATAGTTACGTTCGTAGAAAAAGCTCAACTTGAATACGACCAAGAGAAAGCACAGAAATTAGAAGAACGGTTACGTAAGTCGCAATTTACTCTTGAAGATTTTTTAGAACAACTTCAAGAAGTTAAAAAAATGGGTCCGATATCTCAGGTGCTGAGTATGATTCCGGGCTTGAATAAACTTCCGGCTGATACTGAGATTGATAATAAATCGCTTGTAAGAGTTGAAGCGGTAATACAATCGATGACAAAAGCTGAGCGTTCAAATCCGAACGTTATCAACGGCACCCGAAGGCGCCGGATAGCTACCGGCAGCGGCACATCGGTGCAAGAAGTAAATAGAGTTATGAAACAATTTTTTGAAATGCAGAAGATGATGAAGATGTTTTCGAGAGGTAAAATGCCAAAACATTTTCGCGGTTTAAAACTGCCTACTGCATAA
- a CDS encoding SagB/ThcOx family dehydrogenase, producing MFKGIISLLLVYLLINENGMNKIMDTESVIPLSKPQTTGKVSLEETLNKRRTIRSFSNKPISVAELSQLLWAGQGITSPKGFRTAPSAGALYPLEIFVVAGNVGGLESGIYRYKPQNHSLTKIISGDKRKDLADAALGQDQIETAAANIIIAAVVKRTSSKYGARAERYVNMEVGHAAQNILLQVQSLGLGACPIGAFYDEKVKKFLQLNEEEPLYILTIGK from the coding sequence ATGTTCAAAGGAATTATATCGTTATTACTGGTTTATTTACTTATTAACGAAAATGGAATGAATAAAATAATGGATACTGAATCGGTTATTCCACTCTCAAAACCGCAAACTACCGGGAAGGTTTCGCTTGAAGAGACTCTGAACAAGCGCCGAACAATTCGTTCGTTCAGTAATAAACCAATTTCAGTAGCTGAATTAAGTCAGCTATTATGGGCTGGACAAGGGATAACTTCGCCGAAAGGTTTTCGAACGGCACCATCTGCGGGGGCACTTTATCCGCTCGAGATTTTTGTTGTTGCCGGAAATGTAGGCGGACTTGAATCAGGAATTTACAGGTACAAGCCGCAGAATCATTCGCTGACAAAAATTATATCGGGTGATAAACGGAAAGATTTAGCAGATGCAGCATTGGGACAGGATCAAATTGAAACAGCCGCTGCAAACATAATCATAGCGGCAGTTGTAAAACGCACATCCTCAAAATACGGCGCCAGAGCCGAGCGGTACGTTAATATGGAAGTTGGACACGCTGCACAAAATATTTTACTTCAAGTTCAGAGTTTGGGTTTGGGTGCTTGTCCGATTGGAGCTTTTTATGATGAGAAAGTTAAGAAGTTTTTACAATTAAACGAAGAAGAACCGCTTTATATTCTTACAATTGGAAAGTGA